One Salinimonas marina DNA segment encodes these proteins:
- the leuS gene encoding leucine--tRNA ligase — MAEQQYNPKEIEQQVQQYWAENQSFKATENPDQEKFYCLSMFPYPSGRLHMGHVRNYTIGDVISRFQRMQGKNVLQPMGWDAFGLPAENAAINNKTAPAKWTYENIEYMKDQLNSLGFGYDWDREVATCKSEYYRWEQWFFTRLYEKGLVYKKNSTVNWDPIDQTVLANEQVIDGRGWRSGALVEQKEIPQWFIKITDYADELLADLEKLEEWPEQVRAMQANWIGRSEGVDIKFDLAQPVADIEQLSVYTTRPDTFYGVSYVGVAAQHPLAAYAARNNAQLAEFIEECKNTKVAEAELATMEKKGCDTGLFATHPLTGEKLPIWVANFVLMDYGSGAVMAVPGHDQRDWEFATKYQLPIKQVIQPAADAVSECDLNQSAYTEKGTLINSEEFNGLDFDAAFAQIAQKLESIGHGAKKVNYRLRDWGVSRQRYWGTPIPMLNLENGESVPVPADQLPVVLPEDVQMDGTTSPIKDNPEWASTTYQGQPAQRETDTFDTFMESSWYYARYSSAQHNDAMLNPEQANYWLPVDQYIGGIEHAILHLLYSRFFHKLLRDEGLVESDEPFKRLLCQGMVLADSYYTEDTKGKKTWHAPADVSVEKDDKGRIVKAWLTATNEPVMHGGMTKMSKSKNNGIDPQQVIDQYGADTVRLFTMFAAPPEQTLEWVDSGVEGANRFLRRVWKLVHDHLQYPVAEPADLSALSKEQKSLRRELHRTIDKVTDDLGRRQTFNTAIAAIMELLNHLQKASQETATDQAIMREAVEAILLLLNPITPHICHQLWSALGHQQDIESAPWPVVDKAALVEDEKLIVVQVNGKVRAKITVSAAADKAEVEALATGHANVQQFVQDKTIRKVIVVPGKLVNIVAN, encoded by the coding sequence ATGGCCGAACAACAGTATAACCCGAAAGAAATAGAACAACAGGTTCAGCAATACTGGGCTGAAAACCAGTCTTTCAAAGCAACAGAAAATCCTGATCAGGAAAAATTTTACTGCTTGTCCATGTTCCCCTATCCCAGCGGTCGGCTGCATATGGGCCACGTACGCAACTACACCATTGGTGATGTCATCAGTCGTTTTCAGCGTATGCAGGGCAAAAATGTACTACAGCCGATGGGTTGGGATGCGTTTGGGCTACCCGCCGAAAATGCGGCGATCAATAACAAAACCGCCCCGGCAAAATGGACCTACGAAAATATTGAGTATATGAAAGATCAGCTCAATTCGTTGGGCTTTGGCTATGACTGGGATCGCGAAGTTGCCACCTGTAAGTCTGAATACTATCGCTGGGAACAATGGTTTTTTACCCGGCTTTATGAAAAAGGGCTGGTGTATAAAAAGAACTCTACCGTTAACTGGGATCCCATTGACCAAACCGTACTGGCCAATGAGCAGGTTATCGATGGTCGTGGCTGGCGCTCAGGGGCACTGGTGGAACAAAAAGAAATTCCGCAGTGGTTTATTAAAATAACCGACTACGCCGACGAACTGCTGGCCGATCTTGAAAAACTGGAGGAATGGCCGGAGCAGGTTCGGGCCATGCAGGCGAACTGGATTGGCCGTTCCGAAGGGGTGGACATCAAATTTGATTTGGCTCAGCCAGTGGCAGATATTGAACAACTGTCGGTGTACACCACCCGCCCGGATACATTTTATGGCGTCAGTTACGTGGGCGTTGCCGCCCAGCATCCGCTGGCGGCTTACGCGGCCCGCAACAATGCTCAGCTGGCCGAGTTTATTGAAGAATGCAAAAATACCAAAGTGGCCGAAGCTGAACTGGCCACCATGGAGAAAAAAGGCTGTGATACCGGCTTGTTTGCCACTCATCCGCTCACCGGTGAAAAGCTGCCCATCTGGGTCGCCAACTTTGTGCTGATGGATTATGGCTCTGGCGCGGTCATGGCGGTGCCGGGTCATGACCAGCGCGACTGGGAGTTTGCGACAAAATATCAATTGCCCATTAAACAGGTTATTCAGCCAGCCGCAGACGCGGTGAGCGAGTGTGATTTAAACCAGAGTGCCTATACCGAAAAAGGCACGCTGATAAACTCAGAAGAGTTTAATGGTCTGGACTTTGACGCGGCGTTTGCCCAAATCGCCCAAAAACTAGAGTCCATCGGCCATGGCGCCAAAAAAGTCAATTATCGCCTGCGTGACTGGGGCGTAAGCCGCCAGCGCTATTGGGGAACCCCGATTCCAATGCTGAATCTGGAAAATGGCGAGTCTGTACCTGTGCCTGCCGACCAGTTGCCGGTGGTCTTGCCAGAAGATGTGCAGATGGATGGCACTACCTCCCCGATTAAAGATAATCCGGAGTGGGCCAGCACCACTTATCAGGGCCAGCCAGCCCAGCGTGAAACCGATACATTCGACACCTTTATGGAGTCATCCTGGTATTACGCCCGTTACAGCAGTGCCCAGCATAATGATGCGATGCTGAATCCCGAGCAGGCCAACTACTGGTTGCCGGTAGACCAGTATATTGGCGGCATTGAGCACGCTATTTTGCATTTACTGTACTCACGTTTTTTCCACAAACTGTTGCGTGATGAAGGCTTAGTGGAGTCTGACGAACCGTTTAAACGGTTACTGTGTCAGGGCATGGTGCTGGCCGACTCGTATTACACTGAAGATACTAAAGGTAAAAAGACCTGGCACGCGCCGGCCGATGTTTCGGTTGAAAAAGACGACAAGGGTCGTATTGTTAAAGCCTGGCTGACGGCGACCAATGAGCCGGTTATGCATGGCGGCATGACCAAGATGTCAAAATCCAAGAACAATGGGATCGATCCTCAGCAGGTTATCGACCAGTATGGTGCCGATACGGTTCGGTTGTTTACCATGTTTGCGGCGCCACCTGAACAAACCCTTGAGTGGGTCGACTCTGGTGTTGAAGGCGCCAACCGCTTTTTACGCCGGGTCTGGAAACTGGTCCATGACCATTTGCAGTACCCTGTGGCAGAACCGGCAGACCTGAGTGCATTGTCTAAAGAACAAAAATCCCTGCGTCGTGAACTGCACCGTACTATTGACAAGGTAACCGATGATTTAGGTCGTCGACAAACCTTCAATACCGCCATTGCGGCAATTATGGAATTGCTGAATCATCTGCAAAAAGCGTCGCAGGAAACCGCCACCGACCAGGCAATTATGCGCGAAGCGGTAGAAGCCATACTGCTATTGCTCAATCCGATCACCCCGCATATCTGTCATCAGTTGTGGAGTGCACTGGGTCATCAGCAGGATATCGAAAGCGCGCCGTGGCCGGTAGTTGATAAAGCGGCCCTGGTGGAAGATGAAAAACTTATCGTGGTACAGGTAAATGGCAAAGTCAGAGCCAAGATTACGGTAAGCGCAGCTGCTGATAAAGCAGAAGTTGAAGCGCTGGCCACCGGCCATGCCAATGTTCAGCAGTTTGTTCAGGACAAAACCATTCGTAAGGTTATTGTGGTGCCCGGCAAACTGGTTAACATAGTGGCTAACTGA
- a CDS encoding SRPBCC family protein — protein sequence MSSQGFIIKNQQQIEASATDVWHALTGQVDAWWPKDHSWWQGKLTIEAVAGGCFCETAGGNSAQHMRITYVEPGTLLRMTGGLGPLQGLGLYGALDWQLTGQASHTMVTLTYRVHGYYPDGFDGLAPVVDKVQGMQLLTLKKFVDSGAID from the coding sequence ATGAGTAGTCAGGGTTTTATCATTAAAAACCAACAACAGATTGAGGCCTCGGCCACCGACGTGTGGCACGCTCTGACCGGGCAGGTAGATGCCTGGTGGCCAAAGGACCACAGTTGGTGGCAAGGCAAACTGACGATTGAGGCGGTGGCCGGTGGCTGCTTTTGTGAAACGGCCGGGGGCAATTCGGCCCAGCATATGCGCATTACTTACGTTGAGCCCGGCACGTTGCTAAGAATGACCGGCGGGCTGGGCCCGTTACAGGGTCTCGGTCTGTACGGCGCATTAGACTGGCAGTTGACCGGGCAGGCGTCCCATACCATGGTCACCCTCACCTACCGGGTTCACGGTTACTACCCTGACGGCTTCGACGGTCTGGCGCCGGTGGTGGATAAGGTTCAGGGTATGCAATTGCTAACGCTGAAAAAATTTGTCGACAGCGGCGCTATTGACTAA
- a CDS encoding SDR family NAD(P)-dependent oxidoreductase, with protein sequence MDVTSITAIVTGGCSGLGLATATALRQAGANVALFDINEAAGAECVSELGSDNTLFCKVDVRDEAQVKQAIEQVTQRFGNLRLCINCAGIAPASRILNRESQPTPLDGFQNAIDINLVGSFNVARLAAQAMAVQAPLEPTGERGLIINTASIAGYEGQIGQCAYAASKGGIISMTLPMARDLSALGIRVNTIAPGVMGTPMLLAMPDHVQDALSANVPFPKRLGLPEEFAALAVHMATNSYMNGETVRLDGALRMAAK encoded by the coding sequence ATGGATGTAACTTCTATTACCGCTATTGTTACCGGCGGTTGCTCAGGCCTGGGCCTGGCTACAGCCACGGCGCTTCGTCAGGCCGGTGCCAATGTGGCATTGTTTGATATCAATGAAGCAGCCGGAGCCGAGTGCGTCAGCGAGTTGGGCAGCGATAATACCCTCTTCTGCAAGGTTGATGTGCGTGACGAGGCTCAGGTAAAGCAAGCCATCGAGCAAGTTACCCAACGCTTTGGCAATCTGCGCTTATGCATCAATTGCGCAGGTATTGCGCCTGCCTCCCGTATTCTTAACCGTGAGAGTCAGCCTACCCCGCTGGATGGTTTTCAAAACGCCATCGATATTAATCTGGTAGGTAGCTTCAATGTAGCGCGTCTTGCTGCGCAGGCAATGGCAGTACAGGCGCCGCTGGAACCAACCGGGGAGCGTGGTCTGATTATCAATACGGCCTCTATTGCCGGCTATGAAGGTCAGATTGGTCAGTGTGCTTACGCGGCCAGTAAAGGCGGTATTATTTCAATGACCTTGCCTATGGCCCGGGATTTGTCAGCCTTAGGCATACGGGTCAATACCATCGCCCCGGGGGTAATGGGTACACCTATGTTGCTGGCCATGCCAGACCATGTGCAGGATGCCCTTTCAGCCAATGTTCCATTTCCTAAACGTCTCGGTTTACCTGAAGAGTTTGCCGCGCTGGCGGTGCATATGGCGACCAATAGCTATATGAACGGCGAAACGGTGCGCTTAGACGGTGCCTTACGTATGGCGGCCAAATAG
- a CDS encoding Lon protease family protein, whose protein sequence is MTRAVMPSKLEPEQLAPKLNRRLIAQALKDDACLNATFIGQERAREALTFGLAIQATGYNLYVMGEPATGRFTLVRDYLDREAVNSAAPDDWCYIANLEEEREPLLLRFKAGQAKQFQRDMQTLINDLLATFPAAFDNPGYQRQKAAIAREYDLRYDKAIDAVERYANANDIAMFEKQGAITFAPLQDGRAITEQEFAVLDEKQRTFYYALIDELENRLAESLIKLPVWQRENSEKIRKLNRDTAENGIRPLLKNLEHNYSNNLAILKYLRQLRSHLTGTIVELLLDDDKEDKPDELDRRAYLEELYLPNILVGHSVDAKAPIIYEPNPTYQNLFGRIEYTNVHGSVFTNYRMIRPGALHRANGGYLLLDADQLVEQPFVWEALKLAIRSGMLKMDLPQQDFGMVNAITLNPQPMELNVKVILLGSRDLYYTLQDYDDEFDQLFRVLVDFDPEIPMVRQSIFDFVGKVRQHAHASGLEQISSGAMARLVQYSLRMAEHREKLSAHIAEILELVSEAAYFCFKSHSKELQSTHIETALQAKKRRTGRVSQTLLQDIKEGHVLIETSGKAVGQVNGLTVLEVGDTAFGTPARITSTVYAGANGVVDIEREVELGQPIHSKGVMLLTGYLGNKYAQHFPLTLSANIALEQSYGHIDGDSASLGELVALISALTEIPAAQGMAITGSINQYGEVQAVGGVNEKIEGFFDLCQHRGLTGEQGVIIPHSNTINLVLNSGVIDAVKRGQFHIHTVRTVDEALALLMGQEAGVMNSKGRYPKNSINYHAVNRLYNIALIVNGGDE, encoded by the coding sequence ATGACACGCGCAGTAATGCCTTCTAAGCTTGAACCTGAACAGCTTGCCCCGAAGCTCAATCGCCGACTAATTGCTCAGGCACTTAAAGATGATGCATGCCTTAACGCCACCTTTATTGGTCAGGAACGGGCCCGGGAAGCCTTAACCTTTGGGTTGGCGATTCAGGCCACCGGCTATAATCTGTATGTTATGGGGGAGCCGGCCACCGGCCGTTTTACGCTGGTTCGCGACTATCTTGATCGTGAGGCGGTCAATTCCGCGGCGCCGGATGACTGGTGCTATATCGCCAATCTTGAAGAAGAGCGAGAGCCATTACTGCTGAGGTTTAAAGCCGGTCAGGCCAAACAGTTCCAGCGCGATATGCAAACGTTGATAAACGATCTGTTGGCCACGTTTCCCGCGGCATTTGATAACCCGGGCTATCAGCGGCAAAAAGCAGCCATAGCCCGTGAATATGATCTTCGCTACGACAAGGCAATTGATGCAGTAGAGCGTTATGCCAATGCCAATGACATCGCCATGTTCGAAAAACAGGGGGCGATCACATTTGCGCCATTACAGGATGGCAGAGCCATTACTGAACAGGAATTTGCGGTGCTGGATGAAAAACAGCGGACTTTTTATTACGCTCTTATCGATGAGCTTGAAAACCGCCTGGCTGAAAGCCTGATCAAATTACCGGTGTGGCAGCGGGAAAATTCCGAGAAGATTCGAAAACTCAATCGTGACACGGCGGAAAATGGGATCCGGCCGTTGCTGAAGAACCTTGAACACAATTATTCGAATAATCTGGCAATTTTAAAATATCTGCGCCAGCTTCGTTCCCACTTAACCGGGACCATTGTTGAGTTATTACTTGATGATGACAAAGAAGACAAACCCGATGAGCTTGACCGCCGGGCTTATCTGGAAGAACTGTATCTGCCGAATATTCTGGTGGGCCACAGCGTGGATGCTAAGGCGCCGATTATATACGAGCCCAACCCGACCTATCAGAATCTGTTTGGACGCATCGAATACACCAATGTTCATGGCAGTGTGTTTACCAACTATCGGATGATTCGGCCGGGGGCCTTGCATCGGGCCAATGGCGGCTATCTGTTGTTGGATGCGGATCAGTTGGTGGAGCAGCCGTTTGTATGGGAAGCCCTGAAACTGGCTATTCGCTCAGGCATGCTGAAAATGGACCTGCCGCAGCAGGACTTTGGGATGGTCAATGCTATTACGTTAAATCCGCAGCCCATGGAGCTTAATGTAAAAGTCATTTTGCTGGGTTCCAGGGATTTATATTATACCCTGCAGGATTACGATGACGAGTTTGACCAGTTGTTTCGGGTGCTGGTGGACTTTGATCCTGAGATTCCGATGGTGCGCCAGTCTATTTTTGATTTTGTGGGCAAAGTCAGGCAACACGCCCATGCCAGCGGTCTGGAACAGATCAGTAGTGGCGCGATGGCGCGTCTGGTGCAGTACTCACTGCGCATGGCTGAGCATCGGGAGAAGTTGTCGGCCCACATTGCCGAGATTCTCGAACTGGTAAGCGAAGCCGCGTATTTTTGCTTTAAAAGCCACAGTAAAGAGCTGCAAAGTACGCATATCGAAACCGCGCTGCAAGCCAAAAAAAGACGCACCGGCCGCGTCAGTCAAACCCTGTTACAGGATATTAAAGAAGGCCATGTGCTTATCGAAACCAGCGGTAAAGCGGTGGGGCAAGTGAACGGGCTAACGGTGCTGGAAGTGGGGGATACTGCGTTTGGAACCCCGGCCCGGATTACCTCTACGGTTTATGCCGGCGCCAATGGGGTGGTGGATATTGAACGTGAAGTGGAACTGGGGCAGCCGATACACTCAAAAGGGGTGATGTTGCTGACCGGTTATCTGGGCAATAAATATGCGCAGCATTTTCCCCTGACCTTGTCAGCCAATATCGCGCTGGAACAATCCTACGGACATATTGATGGTGATAGTGCTTCGTTGGGCGAACTGGTGGCGCTTATTTCTGCGCTTACCGAAATTCCGGCAGCACAGGGCATGGCCATTACCGGGTCCATCAATCAGTACGGTGAAGTTCAGGCGGTAGGGGGCGTAAACGAAAAAATTGAAGGCTTTTTTGACCTGTGTCAGCACCGTGGTCTCACCGGTGAACAAGGGGTGATCATTCCTCATTCCAACACCATTAATCTGGTGCTCAACAGTGGGGTCATCGACGCAGTAAAACGCGGTCAATTTCATATACATACGGTTAGGACAGTGGATGAAGCCCTGGCCCTATTAATGGGCCAGGAGGCGGGTGTCATGAACAGTAAAGGGCGCTACCCCAAAAACTCGATAAATTACCACGCGGTCAACCGGCTGTATAACATTGCTCTGATTGTAAACGGGGGCGACGAATAA